In Burkholderiales bacterium, a single window of DNA contains:
- a CDS encoding DUF6499 domain-containing protein, with protein MESPLPNWRKEVEYPKDLPAEGWAWEFLRRNRQYQDQWDMYVARAGALSKKHKLPPQLLPNSGMGKDWGLEEISNPAIAWLEFPDSESRPRFVNQHIVGYVVGDFDDDVHLAVSEFQLPAFQRDVAVIQIDLRKSVDGQFEKLLPILEARRQHFIADNLVEPLPRTGANMGSYTDLLRIFDAYRAKESEENLNNSEIANRIYGVGKGSAEAIARRYAVAARYVNKKDYLRLLL; from the coding sequence ATGGAAAGCCCTCTACCCAATTGGAGAAAAGAAGTAGAGTACCCGAAGGATCTCCCGGCGGAAGGCTGGGCTTGGGAATTCCTTCGGCGGAACAGGCAGTACCAGGACCAATGGGATATGTATGTGGCGCGCGCCGGGGCGCTGTCGAAAAAACACAAGCTTCCGCCGCAGCTCCTGCCTAATTCCGGGATGGGCAAGGATTGGGGGTTGGAGGAAATATCCAATCCGGCGATCGCGTGGCTGGAGTTTCCGGACTCAGAATCTCGACCGAGATTCGTAAATCAGCACATCGTTGGCTATGTAGTAGGAGACTTCGACGATGATGTTCATCTTGCTGTCTCTGAATTCCAGCTGCCTGCTTTCCAGCGTGACGTTGCCGTAATTCAGATCGACCTTCGGAAGTCGGTCGACGGGCAATTCGAAAAGCTCTTACCTATCCTTGAGGCACGGCGGCAACATTTTATTGCCGACAACCTCGTTGAGCCGCTGCCCAGGACCGGCGCGAACATGGGTTCCTATACCGACCTCCTGAGAATTTTCGACGCCTATCGGGCGAAGGAGTCTGAAGAGAACCTCAATAACAGTGAGATTGCCAATCGTATCTACGGGGTGGGAAAGGGATCCGCCGAGGCAATCGCCAGAAGGTATGCCGTAGCCGCCCGCTACGTGAACAAGAAAGACTACCTTCGTTTGCTCCTTTAG
- a CDS encoding site-specific integrase, producing MAVIEARGRGYRARVRIKGFPPQSAAFERLTDARRWAQQTEAAIREGRHFKTSEAKKHTAAELIDRYIRDVIPTKKLNSRGTQKAQLLWWKKQIGSYLLCNVTPALLAECKDRLAFTDEERKVPRSPSTVVRYLAVLSHAFTTAVREYGWMDENPMRKVTKPKEPRGRVRFLSDDERARLLEACRSSRCPYLYAVVVLALSTGMRHGEIMNLRWSDVDLLKGRIILHDTKNGERRNVPLTGHAHYEMEKLSKVRRIDTALVFPNTNVGEKARPYEIRKSWNTALKKAEIEDFRFHDLRHSTASYLAMNGASLSEIAEVLGHRTLQMVKRYAHLSEAHTARVVRAMNDRLFGDGSAVSNGPVQLIATVK from the coding sequence ATGGCAGTGATCGAAGCGCGTGGTCGCGGTTACCGCGCCCGAGTACGCATCAAAGGCTTTCCTCCGCAGTCGGCCGCATTTGAACGGCTCACGGATGCGCGACGGTGGGCGCAGCAGACGGAAGCGGCAATCCGGGAAGGTCGGCACTTCAAAACCAGCGAAGCGAAGAAGCACACCGCCGCGGAATTGATCGACCGCTACATCCGGGATGTCATTCCGACGAAGAAGCTCAACAGCCGGGGTACGCAGAAGGCGCAGCTCCTCTGGTGGAAGAAGCAGATCGGCTCGTACCTTCTATGCAACGTAACCCCGGCGTTGCTCGCCGAATGTAAGGATCGTCTGGCGTTTACTGACGAAGAGCGCAAAGTGCCGCGGTCACCCTCCACAGTGGTCCGCTATCTGGCTGTTCTGTCCCACGCCTTCACCACGGCAGTACGCGAGTACGGCTGGATGGACGAGAACCCGATGCGGAAGGTCACCAAGCCGAAAGAACCCCGCGGTCGGGTGCGGTTTCTAAGCGATGACGAGCGAGCCCGCCTCCTCGAAGCCTGCCGCTCCTCGCGTTGCCCCTATCTGTACGCAGTGGTCGTCTTAGCGCTTTCGACCGGCATGCGCCACGGCGAGATCATGAACCTGCGCTGGAGTGACGTGGACCTACTGAAGGGCCGGATAATCCTCCACGACACGAAGAACGGTGAACGGCGCAACGTGCCGCTGACAGGGCACGCTCACTATGAGATGGAGAAACTCTCGAAGGTTCGGAGGATTGACACGGCCCTCGTCTTTCCGAACACGAACGTCGGCGAGAAGGCGAGGCCGTACGAAATCCGGAAGAGTTGGAATACCGCCTTGAAGAAGGCGGAGATAGAGGATTTTCGCTTTCACGATCTGAGACACTCTACGGCAAGCTACTTGGCGATGAACGGTGCGAGCCTTAGCGAGATCGCGGAAGTCCTCGGGCACAGGACCCTGCAAATGGTGAAACGCTACGCACACCTCTCCGAGGCGCACACCGCGAGGGTTGTTCGAGCCATGAACGACCGCTTGTTCGGCGACGGTAGTGCGGTGTCGAATGGGCCCGTGCAATTAATTGCAACCGTCAAGTAG
- the queC gene encoding 7-cyano-7-deazaguanine synthase QueC, producing the protein MKRAVVLLSGGLDSAATLAWARREGFECWCLSVDYGQRHGAELAAAARIARRLGAREHRIVRLDLAQFGGSALTDRAIEVPVSGVQPGIPVTYVPARNTIFLSLALAWAEVLGARHIFIGANAVDYSGYPDCRPEYLRAFEAMANLATKAALEGRRIEVRAPLVDLPKAEIVRLAVAFGVDPAETVTCYQPDAEGRACGLCDACRIRRKGFAQAGIPDSTRYAPRGAGN; encoded by the coding sequence CTGAAGCGCGCGGTCGTCCTGCTCTCCGGCGGCCTCGATTCCGCGGCGACGCTCGCGTGGGCGCGGCGCGAAGGATTCGAGTGCTGGTGCCTTTCCGTGGACTACGGCCAGCGCCACGGGGCCGAGCTTGCGGCGGCGGCGCGCATCGCGCGGCGGCTGGGCGCACGCGAGCACCGCATCGTGCGGCTCGACCTTGCGCAGTTCGGCGGCTCGGCGCTCACCGACCGCGCGATCGAAGTCCCGGTGTCGGGTGTTCAGCCCGGGATCCCGGTGACCTACGTTCCGGCGCGCAACACGATTTTCCTTTCCCTCGCGCTCGCCTGGGCCGAGGTGCTCGGGGCGCGGCACATCTTCATCGGCGCGAACGCGGTGGACTATTCCGGCTACCCGGACTGCCGCCCGGAGTATCTGCGCGCCTTCGAGGCGATGGCGAACCTCGCCACCAAGGCGGCGCTGGAGGGGCGCCGGATCGAAGTGCGCGCGCCGCTCGTGGATCTGCCCAAGGCCGAGATCGTGCGGCTTGCGGTGGCGTTCGGCGTGGATCCGGCCGAGACGGTGACCTGCTACCAGCCCGACGCCGAAGGCCGCGCCTGTGGCCTCTGCGACGCATGCCGCATCCGCAGGAAGGGCTTCGCGCAGGCCGGCATCCCGGACAGCACGCGCTATGCGCCGCGCGGTGCTGGCAATTGA